In Desulfobotulus mexicanus, a genomic segment contains:
- the gatC gene encoding Asp-tRNA(Asn)/Glu-tRNA(Gln) amidotransferase subunit GatC: MKISKEEILHVAGLARLHMEEGEMERMSTQLGTILAYVDTLKEVDTEGVAPMSHAVHLVNAMREDKVGEHLGVDLALSGTEEKEDGHFLVPKIVG; this comes from the coding sequence ATGAAAATTTCAAAGGAAGAAATTTTACATGTGGCAGGCCTTGCCCGTCTGCATATGGAAGAAGGGGAGATGGAGCGTATGTCCACCCAGCTTGGGACCATTCTGGCCTATGTGGACACCCTGAAGGAAGTGGATACGGAAGGTGTGGCTCCCATGTCCCATGCCGTTCATCTGGTCAATGCCATGCGGGAGGACAAGGTCGGTGAACATCTTGGTGTGGATCTTGCTCTGTCCGGTACAGAGGAAAAAGAAGACGGACATTTTCTGGTTCCGAAAATTGTGGGCTGA
- a CDS encoding SPOR domain-containing protein — protein sequence MSRNSQKEEKKEGRQPLEISKNREWMLFVFFVSVSMFVLGIMVGRGTSPVTFDIPDMEARLQTFFAKEQQRPVNEVPELTFFESLKHTEVLQLEDLPVKMPRFDGDKEPMPPQPLMMAESASFRTPAKPEESPSAQRESRDMEPLSARIAPVAQKPEEKTLPAVSRQQARTSATPLSSPVPGNEAYTIQVAAMKNPEDAARMVQQFREQAFDAYVVAGTDEVGGIWYRVRVGRFVSRDAARPVLGRLESERVNGFVLRMD from the coding sequence ATGTCCCGGAATTCTCAGAAAGAAGAGAAAAAAGAAGGTCGCCAGCCTTTGGAAATAAGTAAAAACCGGGAGTGGATGTTATTTGTGTTTTTTGTCTCTGTATCCATGTTTGTCCTTGGGATTATGGTGGGAAGAGGAACCTCGCCAGTCACCTTTGATATTCCTGATATGGAAGCCCGCTTGCAGACTTTTTTTGCAAAAGAGCAGCAAAGGCCTGTGAATGAGGTTCCGGAGCTGACTTTTTTTGAATCCCTGAAGCATACAGAAGTACTGCAGCTGGAAGATCTGCCCGTTAAGATGCCACGATTTGATGGAGATAAGGAGCCTATGCCTCCTCAGCCCCTGATGATGGCAGAGTCTGCTTCTTTTAGGACACCAGCTAAGCCTGAAGAAAGTCCTTCTGCACAAAGGGAAAGCAGGGATATGGAACCCCTGAGTGCGAGAATTGCGCCGGTAGCGCAGAAGCCGGAAGAAAAAACGCTGCCTGCTGTATCCAGACAGCAGGCAAGGACATCCGCAACTCCTTTATCTTCGCCGGTGCCTGGAAATGAAGCTTATACAATTCAGGTGGCAGCCATGAAAAATCCCGAGGATGCAGCCCGCATGGTACAGCAGTTTCGGGAACAGGCCTTTGATGCCTATGTTGTTGCGGGAACAGATGAGGTGGGTGGTATCTGGTACCGGGTTCGTGTGGGGCGTTTTGTCAGCAGGGATGCTGCCCGGCCTGTGCTGGGCCGTCTTGAGTCAGAGAGGGTGAACGGTTTTGTCCTTCGTATGGATTGA
- the argS gene encoding arginine--tRNA ligase, giving the protein MKDHLRAMIEKAIERAFGAGSLVSLEFPAFDIEVPRVEAHGDFSVNIAMVGAKTQKMPPRKIAEILLSHIEDDSGILGKTEIAGPGFINFYLKPSAWLPIVQRVLGAGETFGRVDDGKGRRVQVEFVSANPTGPLHVGHGRGAVVGDAMADILSACGYEVEKEYYINDSGRQIRTLGNSVWLRLKEIRGESLEFPEDCYQGDYIRELALEAKDRFPELAGADDEKGVALCARFAADSILGGIREDLEAFGVVHDKWFSEQSLYDTGVVDTVLKDLESSGVVYEKDGAKWFKTTDWQDEKDRVVVRNNGITTYFASDIAYHKNKYERGFDRVIDVWGADHHGYIKRIKAAVGATGTDPERFQVILVQLVALLRNGQPVAMSTRSGEFETLKAVVDEVGKDAARFFFLMRSYETSLDFDLELAKKKSNDNPVFYVQYVHARIASILRKAADENIHEDMEKLFLLQEPEEIALMKHMARFPETIALSGANLEPHRVPFYLMELASAFHTYYNRHKVLSGDAALSSARLVLIRSVQQVIRNGLVLLGISAPEEM; this is encoded by the coding sequence CGAGAGTCGAGGCCCACGGAGATTTTTCTGTCAACATTGCCATGGTCGGGGCTAAAACCCAGAAAATGCCCCCCCGTAAAATTGCGGAAATTCTCCTTTCCCACATCGAAGATGATTCAGGCATTCTGGGAAAAACAGAAATAGCGGGTCCGGGATTCATTAATTTTTATTTGAAACCTTCTGCATGGCTGCCCATTGTTCAAAGGGTACTTGGGGCAGGTGAGACCTTTGGCCGGGTGGATGACGGTAAAGGCCGCCGGGTTCAGGTGGAGTTTGTCAGTGCCAATCCCACAGGTCCTTTGCATGTGGGCCATGGGCGTGGTGCCGTGGTCGGGGATGCCATGGCCGATATTCTTTCCGCCTGCGGTTACGAGGTTGAAAAAGAATATTATATCAATGATTCCGGCAGACAGATCCGTACCCTTGGTAACTCCGTATGGCTGCGCCTGAAGGAGATTCGTGGTGAATCTCTGGAATTTCCTGAGGACTGCTATCAGGGCGATTATATCAGGGAGCTGGCCCTTGAGGCTAAGGATCGTTTTCCTGAACTGGCCGGAGCAGACGATGAAAAGGGTGTTGCCCTCTGTGCCCGTTTTGCAGCAGACAGTATCCTTGGTGGTATCAGGGAAGACCTTGAAGCCTTTGGTGTGGTGCATGATAAGTGGTTCAGTGAGCAGAGCCTCTATGATACGGGTGTAGTGGATACGGTGCTGAAAGATCTTGAATCTTCCGGTGTTGTCTATGAAAAGGATGGGGCCAAATGGTTTAAGACCACTGACTGGCAGGATGAAAAGGACAGGGTGGTGGTTCGTAACAACGGGATTACCACTTATTTTGCATCGGACATTGCTTATCATAAAAACAAATATGAGAGGGGCTTTGACCGGGTGATTGATGTCTGGGGTGCGGATCACCATGGCTATATCAAGCGGATCAAGGCGGCTGTGGGGGCAACGGGTACGGATCCTGAGCGTTTTCAGGTGATACTGGTTCAGCTTGTGGCCCTTCTACGCAATGGTCAGCCTGTGGCCATGAGTACAAGGTCCGGGGAGTTTGAAACCCTGAAGGCTGTGGTTGATGAGGTTGGAAAGGATGCTGCCCGCTTCTTTTTCCTGATGCGCAGCTATGAAACATCCTTAGATTTTGATCTGGAGCTGGCAAAGAAAAAGAGCAATGATAATCCTGTGTTTTATGTGCAGTATGTACATGCCCGCATTGCCAGTATCCTGCGGAAGGCGGCCGATGAAAATATCCATGAAGATATGGAAAAACTTTTCCTGCTTCAGGAACCAGAAGAAATTGCTCTGATGAAGCATATGGCACGTTTTCCTGAAACCATTGCCTTAAGCGGTGCCAATCTGGAGCCCCACAGGGTTCCTTTTTATCTCATGGAACTGGCATCGGCATTCCATACATATTATAACCGTCATAAGGTTCTTTCTGGGGATGCTGCATTGTCTTCGGCAAGGCTGGTGCTGATCCGGTCTGTGCAGCAGGTAATCCGCAATGGTCTTGTTCTTCTGGGGATTTCTGCACCTGAAGAAATGTAG